From the genome of Aspergillus chevalieri M1 DNA, chromosome 8, nearly complete sequence, one region includes:
- a CDS encoding uncharacterized protein (COG:S;~EggNog:ENOG410PWBW): MHRSCHLQRPCSGRGLSFVHPSSFTPYRYRQCISASYLLALAAITAAIPFQGQNGATSHKGEVLSIPNLQIPRGKKFIESPASAKPLQHKPVYEPEAINMHQDGGNTGSIDYLGPLGNNPEVTSTLEGLHIFLWTKSGQTVAGYTTLETSGLKWGLAAVDGEMKA; encoded by the coding sequence ATGCACCGCAGTTGTCACTTGCAGCGTCCTTGTTCAGGTCGTGGTCTCTCGTTTGTCCATCCTTCCAGctttactccgtacagataCAGGCAATGCATTTCAGCTAGCTACCTTCTTGCCCTAGCGGCAATCACCGCTGCTATTCCATTCCAAGGTCAGAACGGCGCGACAAGCCACAAAGGCGAGGTCCTCTCCATCCCAAACCTGCAAATCCCCCGCGGGAAGAAATTCATCGAAAGCCCTGCATCTGCAAAGCCCCTGCAGCACAAGCCAGTGTATGAACCCGAGGCGATAAACATGCACCAGGACGGCGGCAACACTGGCAGCATCGACTATTTAGGACCCCTCGGAAACAATCCCGAGGTCACTTCCACCCTCGAAGGCCTACACATCTTCCTCTGGACTAAGAGTGGACAGACGGTGGCTGGGTATACCACCCTGGAAACTAGCGGCTTGAAATGGGGACTTGCAGCCGTGGACGGCGAGATGAAAGCTTAG
- a CDS encoding DUF3591 domain-containing protein (BUSCO:EOG09260BL6;~COG:K;~EggNog:ENOG410PHB2;~InterPro:IPR040240,IPR022591;~PFAM:PF12157), which yields MPHATETGTQEVEDADFENVMRQMNGPMEGGISFDFLSRELDPGEKADDAVDYEDIDDDDDLPEEEAAHVRGPAQNGIAAEDDEMKDVFGGGGEEDLFGDGGEEQPGRAPEDDLNDLFGEEPSDQVDATRDLFFDEEEHQQPPPSAVSKPTQPPPPEPQTVVMEEVKQEEEDEMEIPEDEPPGVEDMDPASLRAWKLQQALFAMSSTLGPDNPPAPPENSEELLHSLFPGFDRHTLPRFLELIPHKKAYFVGKLPLKPPRPVLPTKVNLELAQDHERAFKSAGHGFKRTLDAEHMGLVPVTESPQDEVEEEEDIREDLEHDMDSAEVLPGGVSMQDLRVICTDWDTKDDESVVDIDLPAEEPGQPVDEDDWLVETTQPAKKRKVGKDPMDFVALSHIDFPLLDDPEKATSRVAQKVTVDMNDPYILLDERGPEFAARKPKALGAIQGEEVDANVARRFNQRYNISNDQAYDMLKQNHQNKIRSTLGNFTLEHSMPALRLQWPYYKTELAKAEARSFHRPALSFRPGQTSWFKNPAHVKRKHIKGKDPKSIFDSTKALSLADNSNAMLVEYSEEAPLMLSNFGMSNRFINYYRRKNAEDDSRPRERLGETVVLLPQDKSPFFIFGHVDPGEVTPTISNTMYRSPVFSHSAKPTDFLVIRSSTGSGGSDYFLRNIENLYVAGQQFPCTDIPGPHSRKVTTVAKNRMKMLVYRLLKKSPDLRLSISDVTAHIPGTSDMQNRQKVKDFLQHDKDSKYWVPLEPIPDSDAIRSWVQPEDVCLLESMQVGQQHLHDTGYGNDAETGGGGDEEDEESESFEQQMAPWKATRNFLLASQGKAMLKLHGEGDPTGRGEGFSFVKTSMKGGFKAVGESVEDKLDAQRLKELGGHSYNVARQQKSYETSIRRIWDSQKASLSSTAEHSEGESDIDNEEEEFGKTPRSEVPTPGPARRDDETTSQFSKMSMGMGDQKGKVLRIVRHYRDENGQIVPKETLVLDPRVIKQYMQHRYQQEAVTTKLESLQPTGDPEIDARNKRLYVPPSLHPLSASTPTNIRSKQPRSRTKPSKPQQRTALRTRETKRRCPRYYRRFPGGRRETSWYTAQMCELWTGRAY from the exons ATGCCTCACGCTACCGAAACAGGGACCCAAGAGGTCGAGGATGCGGACTTCGAAAATGTCATGCGACAGATGAACGGTCCCATGGAGGGGGGCATTTCCTTCGACTTCTTATCCCGAGAACTCGACCCCGGCGAGAAAGCAGACGACGCGGTTGACTACGAAGAtatcgacgacgacgacgatctCCCCGAAGAGGAAGCCGCGCATGTTCGAGGCCCAGCACAAAATGGTATCGCTGCGGAGGATGACGAGATGAAAGATGTgtttggtggaggtggagaggaggatCTTTTTGGTGATGGGGGAGAAGAGCAGCCAGGACGAGCGCCAGAGGATGATTTGAACGATCTGTTTGGCGAAGAGCCTTCTGATCAGGTCGATGCGACACGAGATCTGTTTTTCGATGAAGAGGAACACCAACAGCCACCACCATCCGCCGTATCAAAGCCTACCCAACCTCCGCCTCCCGAGCCTCAAACTGTCGTGATGGAAGAAGTGAaacaggaggaagaagatgaaatGGAAATACCAGAGGATGAGCCGCCCGGCGTCGAAGACATGGATCCGGCATCGCTTCGCGCATGGAAGCTCCAGCAAGCTCTATTCGCCATGTCGTCCACCCTGGGTCCTGATAATCCGCCAGCTCCGCCTGAGAACTCTGAGGAACTCCTGCATTCGCTATTTCCTGGCTTCGACCGCCATACACTACCCCGTTTCTTGGAACTCATCCCTCATAAAAAGGCTTACTTCGTCGGGAAACTCCCTCTCAAACCGCCGAGGCCTGTTCTGCCGACCAAGGTCAACCTCGAGCTTGCCCAGGATCATGAGAGGGCTTTCAAATCAGCAGGACATGGTTTCAAGCGCACACTTGACGCTGAGCATATGGGACTCGTACCCGTTACTGAGTCTCCGCAGGACGAggtggaggaagaagaggacatTCGGGAGGACCTGGAGCACGACATGGACTCAGCCGAAGTACTTCCCGGGGGAGTCAGTATGCAGGACCTCAGAGTGATCTGCACGGACTGGGATACTAAAGACGATGAGTCTGTGGTGGACATCGATCTTCCAGCCGAGGAACCGGGGCAGCCtgttgacgaggatgattGGCTCGTGGAGACCACTCAGCCTGCGAAGAAACGCAAAGTCGGGAAAGATCCGATGGATTTCGTCGCTCTATCTCACATTGACTTCCCGCTGCTTGATGATCCTGAGAAGGCAACTTCGCGGGTCGCTCAGAAGGTCACTGTCGATATGAACGATCCTTACATACTCCTGGACGAGCGTGGACCCGAATTCGCGGCACGAAAGCCCAAGGCCTTGGGAGCCATCCAAGGAGAAGAGGTTGATGCCAATGTCGCCCGACGCTTCAACCAGCGCTACAACATCTCGAACGATCAAGCATATGACATGCTCAAGCAGAATCACCAGAACAAGATTCGAAGCACCCTGGGCAACTTTACCCTCGAGCACAGTATGCCTGCGCTGCGTTTACAATGGCCTTACTACAAAACCGAGCTTGCCAAAGCAGAAGCTCGGTCTTTCCACCGTCCAGCCCTGTCCTTCCGGCCTGGCCAAACCTCCTGGTTCAAGAACCCTGCACACGTCAAGAGAAAACACATCAAGGGCAAGGATCCCAAGAGTATCTTCGACTCTACAAAAGCTTTGTCGCTGGCTGACAACTCAAACGCCATGCTGGTCGAGTACTCAGAAGAAGCGCCTCTCATGTTGTCGAACTTCGGGATGTCCAATCGGTTTATCAACTACTATCGACGGAAAAACGCAGAGGACGACTCACGTCCAAGAGAGCGGCTTGGTGAGACTGTCGTCTTGTTACCCCAGGATAAAAGTCcgttcttcattttcgggcATGTCGATCCTGGCGAGGTTACCCCGACCATTTCGAACACGATGTACCGGTCTCCGGTGTTCTCGCACTCGGCCAAACCAACCGACTTCTTGGTAATCCGCAGCAGCACTGGCTCCGGTGGCAGTGACTATTTCCTCCGAAATATAGAGAATCTCTACGTCGCCGGACAACAGTTTCCTTGTACCGACATTCCCGGCCCGCATTCACGCAAGGTCACCACCGTCGCCAAGAACCGCATGAAGATGCTCGTCTACCGATTGCTAAAGAAGAGCCCTGACCTGAGACTCTCCATCAGCGACGTCACCGCACACATCCCGGGCACCAGCGACATGCAGAATCGCCAAAAAGTAAAGGACTTCCTACAGCACGACAAAGACTCAAAATACTGGGTACCCCTAGAACCAATCCCCGACTCAGACGCCATCCGCTCCTGGGTCCAACCCGAAGACGTCTGTCTGCTAGAATCCATGCAAGTCGGCCAACAACACCTCCACGACACAGGCTACGGCAACGATGCCGAAACCGGCGGCGGtggcgacgaagaagacgaagaaagcGAATCCTTCGAACAGCAAATGGCCCCCTGGAAAGCAACCCGCAACTTCCTGCTCGCATCCCAGGGTAAAGCCATGCTGAAACTCCACGGTGAAGGAGACCCCACCGGCCGCGGCGAGGGTTTCAGTTTCGTGAAGACCTCGATGAAGGGCGGCTTCAAGGCCGTCGGCGAAAGTGTCGAAGACAAACTTGACGCACAACGCCTCAAAGAACTAGGCGGACACAGCTACAACGTCGCCAGACAGCAAAAATCCTATGAGACATCCATCCGCCGGATCTGGGATTCCCAGAAAGCAAGTTTATCCTCTACAGCCGAGCACTCCGAGGGAGAAAGCGACATCGacaacgaggaagaagagtttGGGAAAACGCCACGCTCAGAGGTACCTACACCCGGACCCGCAAGACGAGACGACGAAACGACATCCCAATTCAGTAAGATGAGCATGGGCATGGGTGATCAGAAGGGCAAGGTGCTGCGTATTGTACGACACTACCGAGACGAGAATGGTCAGATTGTTCCGAAGGAGACGCTTGTTTTGGATCCACGGGTTATCAAGCAGTATATGCAGCATCGGTATCAGCAAGAAGCTGTTACCACGAA ACTCGAATCTCTCCAACCAACCGGCGATCCCGAAATCGACGCCCGCAACAAGAGACTGTATGTCCCCCCTTCCCTTCACCCATTAAGCGCATCAACCCCAACTAACATAAGATCAAAACAGCCTCGAAGCCGAACTAAGCCGTCTAAACCGCAACAAAGAACGGCGCTTCGCACGCGAGAAACAAAAAGGCGCTGTCCGCGGTACTACAGGCGATTCCCCGGCGGACGGCGGGAAACCAGCTGGTACACAGCGCAAATGTGCGAATTGTGGACAGGTCGGGCATATTAA
- a CDS encoding RNA methyltransferase (BUSCO:EOG0926306O;~COG:S;~EggNog:ENOG410PITT;~InterPro:IPR019012,IPR029063;~PFAM:PF09445,PF02475;~TransMembrane:1 (i20-37o);~go_function: GO:0008168 - methyltransferase activity [Evidence IEA];~go_process: GO:0001510 - RNA methylation [Evidence IEA];~go_process: GO:0009452 - 7-methylguanosine RNA capping [Evidence IEA]): MLSQLQTGQTRRHVISLSRFLAYNFLYLIFYLSLAMTDDTEEVPPEVHHYNHRGEVPWDIQNYWSQRYKIFSRYDEGVWLTDDAWFGVTPEPVANKIAGQMVESAPTGRSILVDAFAGAGGNTIAFARTGRWKRIYAIEKNPAVLRCAKHNAKVYGVQDKITWFEGSCFDILKNQLKDLAPYSIIFASPPWGGPGYRYDQVFNLCTMEPYSLTTLYKEYSAFSEHMVLYLPRTSDLRQLAKVVEDGQKVTVMHYCMEGASKALCVFYGGFNIQ; encoded by the exons ATGCTCTCGCAGTTGCAAACAGGGCAAACACGCCGTCACGTTATCAGTTTATCGCGCTTTCTTGCATACAACTTTCTATATTTGATATTCTACTTGTCTCTTGCCATGACTGACGATACGGAAGAGGTTCCTCCAGAGGTGCATCACTACAATCACAGGGGAGAAGTGCCCTGGGACATTCAGAA TTACTGGTCCCAACGCTATAAGATATTCTCCCGATATGATGAGGGTGTCTGGTTGACCGACGATGCCTGGTTCGGAGTAACTCCAGAACCTGTTGCCAA CAAAATAGCAGGGCAAATGGTTGAATCTGCACCAACCGGACGCAGTATTCTCGTCGACGCATTTGCTGGAGCCGGTGGAAACACCATTGCCTTTGCCCGGACTGGAAGATGGAAACGGATCTACGCCATTGAGAAGAACCCGGCTGTCCTACGATGCGCCAAACACAATGCCAAGGTCTATGGGGTCCAAGACAAAATCACTTGGTTTGAGGGCAGTTGTTTTGATATTCTGAAGAACCAACTCAAGGACTTGGCTCCGTACAGTATCATTTTCGCGAGTCCTCCGTGGGGTG GCCCGGGATATCGCTACGACCAGGTCTTCAACCTATGTACTATGGAACCGTACTCACTGACTACCTTGTACAAGGAGTACTCTGCTTTCTCAGAACACATGGTCCTGTACCTTCCTCGGACGTCTGATCTACGGCAACTGGCAAAGGTGGTCGAGGATGGCCAGAAAGTGACGGTTATGCATTACTGCATGGAAGGCGCCAGTAAAGCATTGTGTGTTTTCTACGGTGGATTCAATATACAATAA
- the FPR4 gene encoding peptidylprolyl isomerase fpr4 (COG:O;~EggNog:ENOG410PFCG;~InterPro:IPR001179,IPR023566,IPR041232;~PFAM:PF17800,PF00254;~go_function: GO:0003755 - peptidyl-prolyl cis-trans isomerase activity [Evidence IEA]), with the protein MSAVRPVAVYALKVPTGGVLIPAVPQAAASFRVSMAAIDPDETPELEDGIDPSRPRATLKIIRPPPGMDIEESDEEDDWEDDDEDSDEESNGGPSDKEKARKLKEAAALKEMEEDEDDDDEDDDDEEFDLKAAISKLVKGKAPATDDDDEEGEDDESLDVDEAVICTLDPEKHYQQALDITVAEGEPIFFKVTGTHSVYLTGNYVMPAEDGHDHDHSDEEEEDDYDLSPDEDELDMDDVMDEDEEDDKLDGLENPRVTEVESEEEEAPKLVEAKGQKKADKGKKRAAEEESLEDLMAKDKKAQPEEGLSKKQQKKLKKNSGEAAEVEQKKEAKDAKEGKEGKKVQFAKNLEQGPTPSSQDKKSETTGTLGVKNVNGVTIDDKKLGKGPAAKSGNTVAMRYIGKLEDGKVFDSNKKGKPFSFKLGKGEVIKGWDIGVAGMAVGAERRISIPPHLAYGKKALPGIPGNSKLIFDVKLLEIK; encoded by the exons ATGTCTGCTGTTCGTCCTGTCGCAGTCTATGCCTTGAAGGTTCCCACCGGGGGAGTCTTGATCCCTGCTGTTCCCCAGGCCGCGGCCTCG TTCCGTGTGAGCATGGCTGCCATTGATCCCGACGAGACTCCCGAGCTCGAGGATGGAATCGACCCCAGCAGACCGCGTGCTACTCTTAAGATTATCCGCCCTCCTCCTGGAATGGACATTGAAGagtcggatgaggaggacgactgggaagatgatgatgaagactcTGATGAGGAGTCCAACGGCGGCCCCAGCGACAAGGAGAAGGCTCGCAAGCTCAAGGAAGCTGCTGCTCTGAAGGAGatggaagaggacgaggacgatgatgacgaggacgacgatgatgaggaatTCGACCTCAAGGCCGCCATCTCCAAGCTTGTCAAGGGCAAGGCCCCCGCTactgacgacgacgatgaggagggtgaggacGACGAGAGTTTGGACGTCGATGAGGCGGTCATTTGCACCTTGGACCCTGAGAAG CACTACCAGCAAGCTCTTGATATTACTGTCGCCGAGGGCGAGCCCATCTTCTTCAAGGTCACCGGTACTCACAGTGTCTACTTGACCGGTAACTATGTCATGCCTGCTGAGGACGGCCACGACCACGACCACAgcgacgaagaggaagaggacgactATGACCTCTCCCCCGATGAGGACGAGTTGGACATGGACGACGTcatggacgaggatgaggaggacgaCAAGCTCGACGGCTTGGAGAACCCCCGAGTCACCGAGGTCGagagcgaggaggaggaagccCCCAAGCTCGTTGAGGCCAAGGGTCAGAAGAAGGCTGACAAGGGCAAGAAGCGCGCTGCCGAAGAGGAGAGCCTGGAAGACCTAATGGCCAAGGACAAGAAGGCCCAGCCTGAAGAGGGTCTGAGcaagaagcagcagaagaagctCAAGAAGAACAGCGGTGAGGCTGCTGAAgttgagcagaagaaggaagcCAAGGACGCCAAGGAGGGCAAGGAAGGCAAGAAGGTCCAGTTCGCCAAGAACCTCGAGCAGGGCCCTACTCCTTCGTCGCAGGACAAGAAGTCCGAGACCACCGGTACCCTTGGCGTCAAGAACGTCAATGGTGTCACCATTGACGACAAGAAGCTCGGAAAGGGCCCTGCTGCAAAGTCCGGCAACACTGTCGCCATGAGATACATTGGCAAGCTCGAGGACGGCAAGGTCTTTGACT CCAACAAGAAGGGCAAGCCTTTCAGCTTCAAGCTTGGTAAGGGCGAAGTCATCAAGGGCTGGGACATCGGTGTTGCTGGCATGGCTGTCGGTGCTGAGCGTCGCATCTCGATCCCTCCTCATCTCGCCTACGGGAAGAAGGCTCTTCCCGGCATCCCGGGTAACTCGAAGTTGATCTTCGACGTCAAACTCCTTGAGATCAAATAG
- a CDS encoding serine/threonine-protein kinase (COG:T;~EggNog:ENOG410PI2I;~InterPro:IPR000719,IPR011009,IPR000961;~PFAM:PF07714;~go_function: GO:0004672 - protein kinase activity [Evidence IEA];~go_function: GO:0004674 - protein serine/threonine kinase activity [Evidence IEA];~go_function: GO:0005524 - ATP binding [Evidence IEA];~go_process: GO:0006468 - protein phosphorylation [Evidence IEA]), translating into MTVNSGPDRSSRGPLGIWAPSKAAEGNNEQRSAGASTTTNGSGSDVVVMQGRNRLSARLQRSSSKLLTLLRPRRDSSNVAKESSPVSRTTSNLEQVGGGSRFSYPVAAKDTLVGQNAVSRPQSAPIISLPHSSTLPGLESLPDLSTVSHSEGQREARQETEKTLTDDSGNMQGQQTRSNQNLSALLSSKLSTAFVNSTVVHRSNLQTRPSIWAFQHQGAADDPLSKQGDNTVESPNPSSSPSSAGCWSSNPSNPKSTPPTSDESVSPVDNSKSLFWRKADNEELECGRPQKKCTSVQAPNTPPSIVTVEAAANAKVFFETYFNAVFSHVNARSQRRIELEKYLYSLRLTPEEQETARKAWIGQEREYLRQYRVLKTRCHNASPGKAASVANYEIVKVLGNGSFGIVSLVREKKDEGSRSSEGDSPALENGRMSEVKTRDVRARRADGRTGHRRQTTSVKGIYAMKVIRKAEMLRSSQEGHLRAERDFLVASAKSRWVVPLIASFQDSQNLYLVMEYMIGGDFLGLLIRENILPEPVTKWYIAEMILCVEESHKLNWIHRDIKPDNFLISASGHLKIADFGLAFDGHWAHDQGYYNNHRYSLIKKLGIQIDGDATDREDKEKAKQALEAVLDSREPPSFDLLGWRDRHQRRRLARSVVGTSQYMAPEVVKGKLYDGRCDWWSIGIILYECLYGFTPFVSDDRFTTKLKIVNHHQILHFPMQRLSDKFVSTDAIDLISQLLQEKEYRLSARNYRLNDLAERSFFKGMDPRYRNYRGMYVCPNDSSDIKTHPFFRGINWDALHRSTPPFIPVVRDWDDTQYFEDPFQSPPDGNTPNAPETALEAPSQTTDATPGDMALAAAKVNKVPCGAKTQKRRAKEGRARDKILRDEQVGKTVLEMRQKDAFLGYTYRRPKPVALALKGERGRPLVSRGRLSDLYGC; encoded by the exons ATGACAGTCAACTCGGGACCTGATAGGAGCTCGAGAGGCCCGTTGGGAATCTGGGCGCCTAGCAAGGCTGCAGAGGGTAACAACGAGCAGCGGTCCGCGGGAGCCTCGACAACTACCAATGGATCTGGTTCCGATGTCGTTGTGATGCAGGGCCGGAACAGACTCAGTGCTAGACTTCAGCGGAGCAGTTCGAAGTTGTTGactcttcttcgtcctcgcCGTGATTCGTCGAATG TGGCGAAAGAATCAAGCCCGGTCTCTAGGACTACCTCGAATCTCGAGCAGGTTGGCGGTGGTTCCCGATTCTCGTACCCGGTTGCAGCGAAGGATACGTTGGTTGGACAGAATGCCGTCTCTCGTCCGCAGAGTGCTCCCATCATTTCCCTGCCACATAGTTCCACACTCCCGGGTCTGGAATCACTACCAGACTTGTCGACGGTATCACACAGTGAGGGACAGAGAGAGGCCCGGCAGGAGACTGAGAAGACTCTCACCGATGATTCTGGCAATATGCAGGGCCAACAGACTCGGTCAAATCAGAACCTCTCCGCTCTTTTGTCGAGCAAGTTGTCTACAGCTTTTGTCAACTCCACTGTCGTTCATCGTTCAAACCTGCAGACGAGGCCCAGTATCTGGGCTTTTCAACACCAAGGAGCAGCGGACGATCCTCTCAGCAAGCAAGGCGATAACACCGTTGAGAGTCCCAATCCGTCGAGTAGTCCTAGCAGTGCCGGTTGCTGGTCATCGAACCCCTCGAATCCCAAGTCGACGCCACCCACATCCGACGAATCCGTCTCCCCAGTCGACAATTCGAAATCTCTGTTTTGGAGAAAAGCAGACAATGAAGAACTTGAATGTGGTCGTCCACAGAAGAAGTGCACTTCAGTCCAGGCACCGAATACACCTCCCTCTATTGTCACCGTGGAAGCGGCTGCTAATGCAAAGGTGTTCTTCGAAACATATTTCAACGCTGTGTTTTCACACGTCAATGCACGTTCACAGCGTCGGATTGAGCTAGAAAAATACCTCTACTCGTTACGTTTGACAccagaagagcaggagaCGGCCAGGAAAGCTTGGATTGGGCAAGAAAGGGAATATCTTCGTCAGTATCGGGTTCTCAAAACTCGCTGTCACAACGCATCTCCTGGTAAAGCGGCCTCCGTTGCCAACTACGAGATCGTCAAAGTTCTTGGAAATGGAAGTTTCGGCATCGTTAGCCTGgtgagggagaagaaggacgagGGCAGCAGGTCTAGCGAAGGTGATTCCCCGGCCCTCGAGAATGGTAGGATGAGCGAGGTCAAGACGAGGGATGTTCGTGCACGGAGAGCTGATGGCAGAACCGGCCATCGAAGGCAAACTACCAGCGTGAAAGGGATCTACGCTATGAAGGTTATCAGGAAAGCCGAGATGCTCCGCAGCAGCCAGGAGGGTCATCTACGAGCTGAGAGGGACTTTCTGGTTGCATCCGCAAAGTCTCGCTGGGTCGTGCCCTTGATTGCAAGCTTTCAGGACAGTCAGAACCTGTACCTCGTCATGGAGTATATGATTGGCGGCGACTTTCTCGGTCTCTTGATACGTGAAAATATCCTGCCGGAACCCGTAACCAAGTGGTACATTGCTGAGATGATTCTTTGCGTTGAAGAATCTCACAAGCTCAACTGGATCCACCGCGATATCAAGCCCGACAATTTCCTTATCTCTGCCTCTGGTCATTTGAAAATAGCGGACTTCGGACTGGCGTTTGACGGACACTGGGCCCATGACCAGGGTTACTACAATAATCACCGATACTCCTTGATCAAGAAGCTAGGTATCCAAATTGACGGCGACGCTACTGATCGGGAAGACAAGGAAAAGGCCAAACAGGCATTGGAAGCAGTGCTTGATTCGCGCGAACCTCCGTCATTTGACCTTCTCGGATGGAGAGATCGACACCAGAGACGGCGGCTTGCTAGAAGTGTTGTCGGAACAAGCCAATACATGGCGCCTGAAGTCGTCAAAGGAAAACTATATGATGGCCGCTGTGACTGGTGGAGCATTGGAATCATTCTATACGAG TGTCTTTATGGGTTCACCCCATTTGTGTCAGATGACCGATTCACGACGAAGCTCAAGATAGTC AATCACCACCAAATTCTGCACTTCCCGATGCAGAGACTATCCGACAAGTTCGTATCAACTGATGCCATTGACCTCATAAGCCAACTTCTCCAGGAGAAGGAGTATCGTCTGTCTGCTCGCAACTACCGACTCAACGATCTGGCAGAAAGGAGCTTCTTTAAAGGCATGGACCCACGATACCGGAACTATCGAGGCATGTATGTTTGTCCCAACGATTCGAGCGATATCAAAACGCACCCGTTCTTTCGCGGTATCAATTGGGATGCGCTTCATCGGTCAACGCCGCCTTTCATTCCTGTAGTTCGTGACTGGGATGACACTCAATATTTCGAGGATCCATTCCAGAGCCCTCCTGACGGCAACACTCCCAACGCGCCGGAAACTGCTCTTGAGGCTCCTTCGCAGACCACTGATGCAACACCCGGTGACATGGCTCTGGCTGCGGCGAAGGTCAACAAAGTGCCATGCGGAGCGAAGACACAGAAGAGGAGAGCCAAGGAGGGCAGAGCCCGGGATAAGATTTTGCGGGATGAGCAGGTTGGAAAGACAGTTCTCGAAATGCGACAAAAGGATGCGTTCTTGGGGTACACCTATCGTCGACCGAAGCCTGTAGCATTGGCGCTGAAGGGTGAACGGGGCCGGCCGCTTGTGTCGAGAGGGCGATTGTCGGATTTGTATGGATGCTGA
- a CDS encoding glycoside hydrolase family 128 protein (CAZy:GH128;~COG:S;~EggNog:ENOG410PPKI;~InterPro:IPR017853,IPR024655;~PFAM:PF11790;~SECRETED:SignalP(1-19)) — protein sequence MVSLKNLLSTALLASTAFALPPPLRRQTGNETVTQSKRGAAYNDINAVHDLDVNGAISWAYNWAATPGGTLPDGVEFVPMLWGTKSISDFVANIETVLFGSNSKYIMGFNEPDLANQAAMSVSDAVSTFKQFIAPHAGRATLVSPGVTNSGDADKGLSWLRQFLSSCSDCGIGVLAVHWYGTEARDFTNFVQQAIDLANQQGLKEVWVTEFALTTDISTGGLTSASADFLRQVRPWLDRQSMVTRYAYFWAEEGFLVQGGQPSQAGWAYIG from the coding sequence ATGGTCTCTTTGAAGAACCTTCTTTCGACCGCCCTTCTGGCGTCGACGGCCTTTGCTCTGCCTCCTCCATTGCGTCGCCAAACCGGCAATGAGACGGTCACGCAGTCCAAGCGCGGTGCCGCATACAACGATATCAACGCTGTGCACGACCTCGACGTAAACGGTGCCATCTCCTGGGCCTACAACTGGGCTGCCACCCCCGGCGGCACCCTTCCTGACGGCGTCGAGTTCGTCCCCATGCTCTGGGGCACCAAGTCTATCTCCGACTTCGTCGCCAACATCGAAACCGTCCTCTTCGGCAGCAACAGCAAGTACATCATGGGCTTCAACGAACCCGACCTCGCCAACCAAGCCGCCATGTCCGTCTCCGACGCCGTCTCCACCTTCAAACAATTCATCGCCCCCCACGCGGGCCGCGCGACCCTCGTCTCCCCGGGCGTCACCAACTCCGGAGACGCAGACAAGGGACTGTCCTGGCTGCGCCAGTTCCTGAGCTCATGCTCCGACTGCGGCATCGGAGTTTTGGCCGTGCACTGGTACGGAACCGAAGCTCGTGACTTCACCAACTTTGTGCAGCAGGCCATCGACCTCGCCAACCAGCAGGGTCTCAAGGAAGTCTGGGTTACTGAGTTTGCGCTTACCACTGACATCTCGACTGGTGGGTTGACGAGTGCTTCTGCGGATTTCCTGCGCCAGGTGCGGCCTTGGTTGGATCGCCAGTCGATGGTTACCCGGTATGCCTATTTCTGGGCTGAGGAGGGGTTCTTGGTGCAGGGTGGTCAGCCTAGCCAGGCTGGTTGGGCTTACATTGGTTAA